One Gadus chalcogrammus isolate NIFS_2021 chromosome 4, NIFS_Gcha_1.0, whole genome shotgun sequence DNA segment encodes these proteins:
- the igf1 gene encoding insulin-like growth factor I: protein MRLLSLKRCQSTTVELKRKETVVDERTDFSDRDSLESSSRPCGLETYDRKPTGYGPNARRPHNRGIVDECCFQICELRRLEMYCAPAKTSKAARSVRAQRHTDLPRGAKVAAKDRRTAAQQPDKAKHKRPLSGHNPSSCKEVHQKNSSRGNTGGRNYRM from the exons ATGCGGCTGTTGTCCTTGAAACGTTGTCAAAGTACGACTGTGGAGCTCAAACGCAAGGAAACTGTCGTGGACGAAAGAACGGACTTCTCCGACCGCGACTCTCTGGAGTCTTCGTCGAGACCCTGCGGACTTGAAACATACGACC GTAAACCCACGGGCTATGGCCCCAACGCGCGACGGCCCCACAACCGCGGCATCGTGGACGAGTGCTGCTTCCAGATCTGCGAGCTGCGGCGCCTGGAGATGTACTGCGCGCCCGCCAAGACCAGCAAGGCGGCGCGCTCCGTGCGCGCCCAGCGCCACACCGACCTCCCCCGAGGGGCCAAGGTCGCAGCGAAGGACCGCCGGACGGCCGCGCAGCAGCCGGACAAGGCCAAGCACAAG AGACCTTTATCTGGGCATAATCCTTCATCCTGCAAG GAGGTGCATCAGAAGAACTCAAGCCGGGGGAACACTGGAGGCAGAAATTACCGCATgtag